A stretch of Faecalibacterium duncaniae DNA encodes these proteins:
- a CDS encoding DUF6110 family protein produces the protein MFDTKKLALFLGGVVFGSAGFKVLSSKDAKKVYTQTTAAVLRMKDCTMQTVNKVQEEAGDILADAKAINESRAAEAAQEVIEDTAEQPAEQTAQ, from the coding sequence ATGTTTGATACAAAAAAGCTTGCACTGTTTTTGGGCGGTGTGGTGTTCGGCTCTGCCGGCTTCAAGGTACTGTCCAGCAAGGACGCAAAAAAGGTCTACACCCAGACCACTGCTGCGGTGCTGCGGATGAAGGACTGCACCATGCAGACTGTGAACAAGGTGCAGGAAGAGGCCGGTGACATCCTTGCCGATGCAAAGGCCATCAACGAGAGCCGCGCCGCCGAGGCTGCACAGGAGGTCATCGAGGATACGGCTGAACAGCCCGCAGAGCAGACTGCACAGTGA
- a CDS encoding DUF2812 domain-containing protein: MSKKCYRFFGGLLNAQAKWLNKMSEKGYRLVRTGRMLYEFEKCNPNEVTYCVEFIGEKSKENATDYANFLEDMGYKVFFKNINLNYSVGKVRLRPWAEMGGYIATNATTFNRELLIVEKANDGKPFELHTSYADKEKYYRNLRNPWLFLLLLFALFALIKHSLALGIFSLVSAIPSILYQIQIIVVRQKTKTWE, encoded by the coding sequence ATGAGTAAAAAATGCTATCGCTTCTTTGGTGGATTGCTAAATGCACAGGCAAAATGGTTAAACAAAATGTCCGAAAAAGGCTATCGACTTGTCCGGACAGGAAGAATGCTCTATGAATTCGAAAAATGTAATCCCAACGAAGTGACCTATTGTGTAGAGTTTATCGGAGAAAAATCAAAAGAGAACGCAACAGACTATGCTAACTTTTTGGAAGATATGGGCTACAAGGTATTTTTCAAGAATATCAATCTAAACTATTCTGTCGGAAAAGTTCGATTGCGTCCATGGGCGGAAATGGGCGGTTATATTGCAACAAACGCAACAACTTTTAACCGAGAACTATTGATTGTAGAAAAAGCAAACGACGGAAAGCCTTTTGAACTCCACACCTCCTATGCCGATAAAGAAAAATACTACCGCAACTTGCGTAACCCATGGCTATTCCTACTACTCCTGTTTGCACTGTTTGCCCTTATCAAACATTCTCTCGCCTTGGGTATTTTTTCATTGGTTTCTGCAATTCCCAGCATTCTGTACCAGATCCAAATTATAGTTGTCCGACAAAAAACCAAAACGTGGGAATAA
- a CDS encoding glycogen/starch/alpha-glucan phosphorylase: MSFTETLQSLTGKLLADCTDQELYLALLELVRQKSADRVQPVTGRKLYYISAEFLIGKLLSNNLINLGLYEEARDALAAAGKRLSDIEEVEPEPSLGNGGLGRLAACFLDSLATLNLPGDGVGLRYHFGLFHQSFEDGVQNEKPDPWLTAHSWAEKTDVTYPVELAGKEYTARLYKLAVTGYEGRTNTLNLFDLDTIDESIVHDGIAFDKTAIDKNLTLFLYPDDSDEAGRRLRVYQQYLMVSAGAQLILAECAARGCNYHDLADYAAIQINDTHPSMVIPELIRLLGQRGIEFEEAVEIVTKTCAYTNHTILAEALEKWPRAYLDAVVPQLMPIIEKLDALARTRTEDESLAIIDKDDRVHMAHMDIHFTHSTNGVAALHTEILKNSELHGFYELYPEKFNNKTNGITFRRWLLECDPRLTATLEKHIGSGFRKDAAELEKLLAFANDEAVLDELTAVKKANKAALADWLLRTQKVAVNPDAMFDIQSKRLHEYKRQQLNLLYLIHQYYEIKAGHLPAMPLVSIFGAKAAPAYTIAKDIIHALLTLSKVIAADPEVSKWLQVVFVENYNVTAAEKLIPACDLSEQISLASKEASGTGNMKFMLNGALTLGTMDGANVEISQQVGEENIYIFGQTSDQVIHRYAVGDYDPAQWVEGDANIRRAISFLTGPEMLAAGHAENLTRLHHELIHKDWFQTLPDFNAYVVRKGQALSDYACDPMGWRRKCLVNIAKAGMFSSDRTIAEYDRDIWHLGK; the protein is encoded by the coding sequence ATGAGCTTTACCGAAACATTACAGAGCCTCACCGGAAAGCTGCTGGCGGACTGCACCGATCAGGAGCTGTATCTGGCACTGCTGGAGCTGGTGCGGCAGAAGAGTGCCGACCGCGTGCAGCCCGTTACCGGCCGCAAGCTGTACTATATCAGCGCCGAATTTCTTATCGGCAAGCTGCTGTCTAACAACCTCATCAATCTGGGACTGTACGAAGAAGCCCGGGATGCACTGGCCGCTGCCGGAAAGCGCCTTTCCGATATTGAAGAGGTGGAACCGGAGCCCTCTCTCGGCAACGGTGGTCTGGGCCGTCTGGCAGCCTGCTTCCTGGATTCGCTGGCAACGCTGAACCTGCCCGGCGACGGCGTGGGCCTGCGGTATCACTTTGGCCTGTTCCACCAGTCCTTTGAGGATGGTGTGCAGAACGAAAAGCCCGACCCCTGGCTCACCGCCCACAGCTGGGCCGAAAAGACCGATGTGACCTACCCGGTGGAGCTGGCAGGCAAGGAATATACTGCCCGGCTGTACAAGCTGGCTGTCACCGGTTACGAGGGCCGCACCAACACCCTGAATCTGTTCGATCTGGATACCATCGACGAGAGCATCGTCCATGACGGCATTGCCTTTGACAAGACCGCCATCGACAAGAACCTGACCCTGTTCCTCTACCCGGACGACTCCGATGAGGCAGGCCGCCGTCTGCGGGTGTATCAGCAGTACCTCATGGTTTCTGCCGGTGCCCAGCTCATTCTGGCAGAGTGCGCCGCCCGGGGCTGCAATTACCACGATCTGGCCGACTACGCCGCCATCCAGATCAACGACACCCACCCCAGCATGGTCATCCCGGAGCTGATCCGGCTGCTGGGGCAGCGGGGCATTGAGTTTGAGGAAGCTGTGGAGATCGTCACCAAGACCTGTGCCTACACCAACCACACCATTCTGGCCGAGGCACTGGAAAAGTGGCCCCGCGCCTATCTGGATGCAGTGGTGCCCCAGCTGATGCCCATCATTGAAAAGCTGGACGCATTGGCCCGCACCCGCACCGAGGACGAGAGCCTTGCCATCATCGACAAGGACGACCGGGTGCACATGGCCCACATGGACATCCACTTCACCCATTCCACCAACGGCGTGGCAGCGCTGCACACCGAGATCCTGAAAAATTCCGAGCTGCACGGCTTCTATGAGCTGTACCCGGAAAAGTTCAACAACAAGACCAACGGCATCACCTTCCGCCGCTGGCTGCTGGAATGTGACCCGCGCCTGACCGCCACGCTGGAAAAGCACATCGGTTCCGGCTTCCGTAAGGACGCTGCCGAGCTGGAGAAGCTGCTGGCCTTCGCCAACGACGAAGCCGTGCTGGACGAGTTGACCGCCGTGAAAAAGGCCAACAAGGCAGCGCTGGCAGACTGGCTGCTGCGCACCCAGAAGGTGGCAGTGAATCCCGATGCCATGTTCGATATCCAGTCCAAGCGGCTGCACGAGTATAAGCGTCAGCAGCTGAACCTGCTGTACCTCATCCATCAGTATTACGAGATCAAGGCCGGGCATCTGCCTGCCATGCCGCTGGTGAGCATCTTTGGTGCCAAGGCTGCTCCTGCCTACACCATTGCCAAGGACATCATCCATGCCTTGCTGACCCTCTCCAAGGTCATCGCCGCAGACCCGGAGGTGTCCAAGTGGCTGCAGGTGGTATTTGTGGAAAATTACAACGTCACCGCTGCCGAAAAGCTCATCCCTGCCTGTGACCTGTCCGAACAGATCAGCCTTGCCTCCAAGGAGGCCTCCGGCACCGGCAACATGAAGTTCATGCTAAACGGTGCGCTGACGCTGGGCACCATGGACGGTGCCAATGTGGAGATCAGCCAGCAGGTGGGCGAAGAGAACATTTATATCTTCGGCCAGACCTCCGATCAGGTCATCCACCGCTACGCCGTGGGCGATTACGACCCGGCCCAGTGGGTGGAGGGCGATGCCAACATCCGCCGCGCCATCAGCTTCCTCACCGGCCCGGAGATGCTGGCTGCCGGCCATGCCGAAAACCTGACCCGCCTGCACCATGAGCTGATCCACAAGGACTGGTTCCAGACCCTGCCGGACTTCAACGCCTATGTCGTCCGCAAAGGGCAGGCCCTCAGTGATTACGCCTGCGACCCCATGGGCTGGCGGCGCAAGTGCCTTGTGAACATTGCCAAAGCCGGGATGTTCTCCTCCGACCGCACCATTGCCGAGTACGACCGCGACATCTGGCATCTGGGGAAGTAA
- a CDS encoding AraC family transcriptional regulator: MMHNQASLQETKQHGAVRFPFNLYPCTIPGDFPQVALHWQESMELVFVKRGAGLVQVGAASCPAYQGDIFIFTPGTLHALRQAEGQRMEYENIIFELELLGGAEDLCAEKYLLPLQSGRLLLPARLTPNDLCYLQAAACLREVEEANRAKLPGYELLVKGALLRFLSLLIAQGKQQLPAETADTRRLKAVLQWISVHYAEGLRVADAAGVCSFSSSHFMRWFRQMTGQSFVAFLNEYRLNAAAEALHATDETVLTIASRCGFENLSYFNRAFKAHFGMTPREYRKK, encoded by the coding sequence ATGATGCATAATCAGGCTTCTTTGCAGGAAACCAAGCAGCACGGTGCCGTGCGGTTCCCCTTCAATCTGTATCCCTGCACCATTCCGGGAGATTTTCCGCAGGTGGCACTGCACTGGCAGGAGAGCATGGAGCTGGTCTTTGTCAAGCGGGGCGCGGGGCTGGTGCAGGTGGGCGCTGCGTCCTGCCCGGCCTATCAGGGGGATATCTTTATTTTTACGCCCGGCACCCTCCACGCCCTGCGGCAGGCAGAGGGGCAGCGCATGGAATACGAGAACATCATCTTTGAGCTGGAGCTTCTGGGCGGTGCGGAGGACCTTTGCGCCGAAAAATACCTGCTTCCGCTCCAGAGCGGGCGGCTGCTGCTGCCTGCGCGGCTGACTCCCAACGACCTGTGTTATCTCCAGGCCGCCGCCTGCCTGCGGGAGGTGGAGGAAGCCAACCGTGCCAAGCTTCCCGGCTATGAGCTGCTGGTCAAAGGAGCGCTGCTGCGCTTTCTCTCCCTGCTCATTGCGCAGGGGAAACAGCAGCTCCCCGCGGAAACTGCCGATACCCGGCGGCTGAAAGCCGTTCTGCAATGGATCTCTGTCCATTATGCCGAGGGGCTTCGGGTCGCCGATGCCGCCGGGGTCTGCTCCTTCAGTTCCAGCCACTTCATGCGCTGGTTCCGGCAGATGACAGGGCAGAGCTTTGTTGCCTTTCTGAACGAATACCGGCTGAATGCCGCCGCCGAAGCGCTGCATGCTACGGACGAGACGGTGCTGACGATCGCTTCCCGGTGCGGGTTTGAAAACCTCTCCTATTTTAACCGGGCATTCAAGGCGCATTTTGGCATGACTCCGCGGGAGTACCGGAAAAAATAA
- a CDS encoding alpha-galactosidase, with protein MSIRFDSEARIFVLETAHTSYHMKVDALGHLLHLYYGKTIGTGDLMQLYPRTDRGFSPDYYAYRTHRGVSPDLLPQEYTGCNVGDFRLSCLTVADSRGTFGADFTYVSHTVEAGKYQLTGLPCAHAEENDAETLIVRMQDEATGLTLELLYGVFAQQDVITRAARLTNHGDNPLRLDKAASACLDLPFGRWDLLHFHGRHAMERQLEREAVGTNIQTISSVRGSSSHHNNPFLILCQQDATETSGSCYGVMMVYSGSYQMDVERSQTGLVRVVSGIQEERFAWNLKPGETFDTPEVILSFAAEGLTPLSQQYHRFLRRNICRGPWKDKRRPVLINNWEATYFDFNTEKIVKIAEKAASLGVEMMVLDDGWFGTRNDDNQGLGDWTVNCEKLPGGLDPLIEQINALGMKFGLWIEPEMVNENSDLYRTHPDWALTLPGRKPAMGRNQLVLDLSRPEVVDYLAGVIGKLLREHHIEYIKWDMNRSMSDVYSRAFPAEQQGEIMHRYMLGVYALAERLTQGFPEVLFEGCAGGGGRFDAGMLCYYSQIWCSDDTDAIERLTIQHGTSFGYPVCTRGAHVSACPNHQTGRTTPIDTRAVVAMSGTFGYELDLGKLKRAECTAVKNQIKRFKRLNDLIRTGDYYRLTDPAENAYFTAWQFAAEDGSEALLNLVVTHPQANPLPIHLCFRGLEEDAVYELDGIDYFGSQYAHDVEDGIHKGMRFSGSTLLYAGLVLPQLFGDYPSVQLHLTRKG; from the coding sequence ATGAGTATTCGATTTGATTCCGAGGCACGCATTTTTGTATTGGAGACTGCCCATACCAGCTACCACATGAAGGTGGATGCGCTGGGGCACCTGCTGCATCTGTACTACGGCAAAACCATCGGCACCGGGGACCTGATGCAGCTGTATCCCCGCACAGACCGGGGATTTTCGCCGGATTACTACGCTTACCGCACCCACCGGGGCGTTTCCCCGGATCTGCTCCCGCAGGAGTATACCGGCTGCAACGTGGGCGATTTCCGTCTCTCCTGCCTGACGGTGGCCGACAGCCGTGGCACCTTTGGCGCAGACTTTACCTATGTGAGCCACACGGTGGAGGCGGGCAAATATCAGCTGACCGGTCTGCCCTGTGCCCACGCAGAGGAAAACGATGCCGAGACCCTGATTGTCCGAATGCAGGACGAGGCCACCGGTCTGACGCTGGAGCTGCTGTACGGCGTGTTTGCACAGCAGGATGTCATCACCCGTGCGGCGCGGCTGACAAACCACGGAGATAACCCGCTGCGGCTGGACAAGGCGGCATCTGCCTGTCTGGATCTGCCCTTTGGCAGATGGGATCTGCTGCATTTCCACGGCAGACACGCTATGGAACGGCAGCTGGAGCGGGAAGCTGTGGGCACCAATATCCAGACCATTTCTTCGGTGCGGGGCAGCTCCAGCCACCACAATAATCCCTTCCTGATCCTCTGCCAGCAGGATGCAACGGAGACCAGCGGCTCCTGTTACGGGGTGATGATGGTCTATTCCGGAAGCTACCAGATGGACGTGGAGCGCTCTCAAACCGGGCTTGTCCGGGTAGTGAGCGGCATTCAGGAGGAGCGCTTTGCGTGGAACCTGAAGCCGGGCGAGACCTTTGACACCCCGGAGGTGATCCTCTCCTTTGCGGCAGAGGGTCTGACCCCGCTTTCCCAGCAGTACCACCGCTTTTTGCGGCGCAACATCTGCCGCGGCCCGTGGAAGGACAAACGCCGCCCGGTGCTGATCAACAACTGGGAGGCCACCTATTTTGATTTCAACACCGAAAAGATCGTAAAGATCGCTGAAAAAGCAGCCTCTCTCGGCGTGGAGATGATGGTGCTGGACGATGGCTGGTTCGGCACCCGGAATGACGACAATCAGGGTCTGGGCGACTGGACCGTGAACTGCGAAAAGCTGCCCGGCGGACTGGACCCACTGATTGAGCAGATCAATGCGCTGGGCATGAAATTCGGCTTGTGGATCGAGCCGGAAATGGTCAACGAGAACTCCGATCTGTACCGCACCCACCCGGACTGGGCGCTGACCCTGCCCGGACGCAAGCCTGCCATGGGGCGCAACCAGCTGGTGCTGGATCTTTCCCGCCCGGAGGTGGTGGACTATCTGGCAGGGGTTATCGGCAAGCTGCTGCGGGAGCATCACATTGAGTATATCAAGTGGGATATGAACCGCAGCATGAGCGATGTGTACAGCCGTGCTTTCCCTGCCGAGCAGCAGGGCGAGATCATGCACCGCTATATGCTGGGCGTTTATGCGCTGGCAGAGCGGCTGACGCAGGGCTTCCCGGAGGTGCTGTTCGAAGGCTGCGCAGGCGGCGGCGGACGCTTTGATGCCGGAATGCTGTGCTACTATTCTCAAATCTGGTGCAGCGATGATACCGATGCCATTGAACGGTTGACGATCCAGCACGGCACCTCCTTCGGCTATCCGGTCTGCACCAGGGGTGCTCATGTTTCTGCCTGCCCCAACCACCAGACCGGCCGTACTACGCCCATCGACACCCGTGCTGTGGTGGCGATGAGCGGCACCTTTGGCTACGAGCTGGATCTGGGCAAATTGAAGCGCGCCGAGTGCACTGCAGTGAAAAACCAGATCAAGCGGTTCAAACGGCTGAACGACCTGATCCGTACCGGCGATTATTATCGGCTGACCGACCCGGCAGAAAACGCATATTTCACGGCATGGCAGTTTGCCGCAGAGGACGGCAGCGAAGCACTGCTGAATCTGGTGGTGACCCATCCGCAGGCGAATCCCTTACCCATCCACCTGTGCTTCCGTGGGCTGGAAGAAGATGCTGTGTATGAACTGGATGGCATCGACTATTTCGGCTCTCAGTATGCCCACGACGTAGAGGACGGCATTCACAAGGGGATGCGGTTCAGCGGCAGCACCCTGCTGTATGCGGGGCTTGTCCTGCCGCAGCTGTTTGGCGATTACCCCAGCGTGCAGCTCCATCTTACACGAAAAGGATAA
- a CDS encoding PadR family transcriptional regulator, translated as MRDNTKGGALTEVTFYILLSLYTPKHGYAVMQFIEEKTGGRLSLGAGTLYGALNSLQDKKWIEPYGDREGRKKEYHITAQGKKIAEKELARLNELVRVASEIIGEVQYE; from the coding sequence ATGCGAGATAATACAAAAGGTGGTGCGCTTACAGAAGTCACCTTTTATATTTTGCTCTCTCTTTATACGCCAAAACACGGATACGCTGTCATGCAATTTATTGAAGAAAAAACAGGCGGACGGCTTTCATTAGGTGCAGGTACTTTATATGGAGCATTAAACTCTTTGCAGGACAAGAAGTGGATTGAACCTTATGGAGATCGTGAGGGAAGAAAAAAAGAATACCACATTACAGCACAGGGAAAAAAAATTGCAGAAAAAGAGCTTGCAAGACTAAACGAACTTGTACGCGTCGCAAGTGAAATTATTGGAGAGGTACAGTATGAGTAA
- a CDS encoding helix-turn-helix transcriptional regulator, translating to MLYLNLSFIEQHYSEDISIEDISSFCGLNRSYFSKVFRDTMGESPQGFLLHYRMARAAQLLTESRLPISTISTMVSYPNQLHFSRAFKNVYGISPRDYRAKHLAL from the coding sequence TTGTTATATCTCAATCTGTCTTTCATAGAGCAGCATTACAGCGAAGATATTTCCATCGAGGATATCTCCTCCTTCTGCGGACTGAACCGCAGCTATTTCAGTAAGGTGTTCCGAGATACCATGGGCGAAAGCCCACAGGGGTTCCTGCTGCACTACCGCATGGCACGGGCGGCACAGCTGCTGACTGAAAGCCGCCTGCCCATCAGCACCATCAGCACCATGGTCAGCTATCCCAATCAGCTTCACTTTTCCCGCGCTTTCAAAAATGTATATGGCATCAGCCCACGGGACTATCGTGCAAAGCATCTTGCACTATAA
- a CDS encoding heavy metal translocating P-type ATPase: MKCTILHEGRGRMRVHVCAVQMTLHRADVLEAYLNGQDNIQKATVYERTGDVVLTYRGSRKDAVALLAAYRFDNEELEVLVTSHDSRKINQEYQEKMVNLVAGRVFRKVFLPAPIAAAYTVWRSIAFVWKGIRCLLHRKLEVEVLDALSITASLLRGDYSTAGSVMFLLTVGSLLEEWTRKKSLDDLARSMALNVDKVWVRTPQGEVLVPLTRVHAGDEVVVRSGNMIPLDGMVLEGEAMVNQAALTGESMPVRKTTGATVYAGTVVEEGECVLVAKAEGGANRYDKIVAMIEESEKLKSGTENRALQLADRLVPWCLAGTVATYAFTRNVTRAISILMVDFSCALKLSMPLAVLSAMRECGEYHITVKGGKYLEALAKADTIVFDKTGTLTRATPQVVQVVPFSGCGEQEVLQLAACLEEHFPHSMANAVVRAAKERGISHEEMHSEVEYIVAHGIASRVGGKRVVIGSAHFIFEDEGCTIPAGEQAKFDALDPQYSHLYLAASGVLAGVICIADPLRPEAAQVLRQLQKLGITQTVMMTGDSDRTARAIAAQVGVDRCFAEVLPEDKAAFVRDAKAEGHTVVMIGDGINDSPALSAADIGIAIHSGAAIAREIADVTIRADSLEELVTLKAIANALQKRVGSNYRFVLSFNSALILLGALGILPPATSAMLHNLSTLGISLRSMTDLLEQKPSL, encoded by the coding sequence ATGAAATGTACGATCTTACATGAAGGCAGGGGACGGATGCGGGTGCACGTCTGCGCCGTGCAGATGACCCTGCACCGGGCAGATGTGCTGGAAGCCTACCTGAACGGGCAGGACAACATTCAAAAAGCTACCGTCTACGAGCGCACCGGAGATGTGGTGTTGACCTACCGGGGCAGCCGGAAGGATGCCGTCGCCCTGCTGGCGGCCTACCGCTTTGACAACGAAGAGTTAGAGGTGCTGGTCACTTCCCACGATAGCAGGAAAATCAATCAGGAATATCAGGAGAAGATGGTCAACCTTGTGGCGGGCCGGGTGTTCCGCAAGGTGTTCCTGCCCGCGCCCATCGCGGCGGCATATACGGTATGGCGCTCCATCGCCTTTGTCTGGAAGGGCATCCGCTGCCTGCTGCACCGCAAGCTGGAGGTAGAGGTGCTGGATGCGCTCAGCATCACCGCCTCCCTCCTGCGGGGGGATTACAGCACCGCAGGGTCGGTGATGTTCCTGCTGACGGTAGGCAGCCTGCTGGAGGAGTGGACGCGGAAAAAGAGCTTGGACGACCTTGCTCGCAGCATGGCGCTGAACGTGGATAAGGTCTGGGTGCGCACCCCGCAGGGCGAGGTACTGGTGCCGTTGACCCGCGTTCACGCCGGGGACGAAGTGGTGGTGCGCTCCGGCAACATGATCCCGCTGGACGGCATGGTGCTGGAAGGCGAAGCCATGGTCAATCAGGCTGCCCTGACCGGCGAGTCTATGCCGGTACGCAAGACCACCGGTGCCACCGTTTACGCCGGAACAGTGGTGGAAGAGGGCGAATGCGTCCTTGTGGCCAAGGCAGAGGGCGGTGCCAACCGCTATGATAAGATCGTGGCGATGATCGAGGAATCGGAAAAGCTCAAGTCCGGCACCGAAAACCGGGCTTTGCAGCTGGCCGACCGTCTGGTGCCGTGGTGCCTTGCCGGTACGGTGGCTACCTATGCCTTTACCCGCAACGTCACCCGGGCCATCTCCATCTTGATGGTGGACTTCTCCTGTGCGCTGAAGCTTTCCATGCCGCTGGCAGTGCTCTCTGCCATGCGGGAGTGCGGGGAATATCACATCACCGTAAAAGGCGGCAAGTATCTGGAAGCGTTGGCAAAGGCGGACACCATCGTGTTCGATAAGACCGGCACCCTCACCCGTGCCACCCCACAGGTGGTGCAGGTGGTGCCTTTCTCCGGCTGCGGGGAGCAGGAGGTATTGCAGCTTGCCGCCTGTCTGGAAGAGCATTTCCCCCATTCCATGGCAAACGCCGTCGTCCGTGCTGCCAAGGAGCGGGGAATCTCTCACGAAGAGATGCACTCCGAGGTGGAGTACATCGTGGCCCATGGCATTGCCAGCCGGGTAGGGGGCAAGCGGGTGGTCATCGGCAGCGCCCACTTTATTTTCGAGGACGAGGGCTGCACCATCCCGGCAGGGGAACAGGCAAAGTTTGATGCGCTGGATCCGCAGTATTCCCACCTGTATCTGGCAGCATCCGGGGTGCTGGCGGGGGTTATCTGCATCGCAGATCCCCTGCGCCCGGAGGCGGCACAGGTGCTGCGCCAGCTTCAAAAGCTGGGCATCACTCAGACCGTTATGATGACCGGCGACAGTGACCGCACCGCCCGCGCCATTGCGGCGCAGGTGGGGGTAGACCGCTGCTTTGCGGAGGTGCTGCCGGAGGATAAGGCCGCCTTTGTCCGCGATGCCAAAGCCGAGGGACATACAGTTGTGATGATCGGCGACGGCATCAACGATTCGCCCGCTTTGTCGGCGGCAGATATCGGCATCGCCATCCATTCCGGTGCCGCCATCGCCCGGGAGATTGCCGATGTGACCATCCGCGCGGATAGTCTGGAAGAGCTGGTGACCTTAAAAGCCATTGCCAACGCCCTGCAAAAGCGGGTGGGCAGCAATTACCGCTTTGTGCTCAGCTTCAACTCGGCCCTCATCCTTCTGGGGGCTCTGGGCATCCTGCCCCCTGCCACCAGTGCCATGCTGCATAACCTTTCCACCCTTGGCATCAGCCTGCGCAGCATGACAGACCTGTTGGAGCAGAAGCCTTCCCTGTAA